One window of the Triticum dicoccoides isolate Atlit2015 ecotype Zavitan chromosome 3B, WEW_v2.0, whole genome shotgun sequence genome contains the following:
- the LOC119281654 gene encoding WRKY DNA-binding transcription factor 70-like yields MQTQSRLIMNPNGGVTGYEPAATDEQHEAVLRELAHGHELTAHLQAEALRALHGQGQTEATAALILQEMSRAFTVCINIMGGSAPAATPTTPPPDAAAVVVTGAASARRPRDDGVPRKVTVTSSPYSDGYQWRKYGQKRIMRTSFPRCYYRCCYHRERSCPATKLVQQQPPQQHSDGDQTMYTVTYVHEHTCHNMAPAEPEAAARSSTPDPLGFSAGMQPRQQQRGGAGLDRGSKEELERQALVSSLACVLQGHHQSYTGSGAGTPDGSPSQGRVGDGPSASGLSLDTSDDLGLDVMDYGVTDALYFAASSSYGPGGDGMIP; encoded by the exons ATGCAGACGCAGTCCCGTCTCATCATGAACCCCAACGGCGGCGTAACCGGCTACGAGCCCGCGGCGACCGACGAGCAGCACGAGGCGGTGCTGAGGGAGCTGGCGCACGGGCACGAGCTGACggcgcacctgcaggcggaggcgcTGCGGGCGCTGCACGGGCAGGGCCAGACCGAGGCCACCGCCGCATTAATCCTGCAGGAGATGTCCCGCGCCTTCACCGTCTGCATCAACATCATGGGCGGCTCCGCCCCGGCCGCGACCCCGACCACGCCGCCACCGGACGCGGCGGCCGTCGTCGTCACCGGCGCCGCGAGCGCGCGCCGTCCTAGAGACGACGGCGTCCCGAGAAA AGTAACAGTTACTTCCTCGCCCTACTCGGACGGGTACCAGTGGAGGAAATACGGCCAGAAGAGGATCATGAGGACAAGCTTCCCAAG GTGCTACTACCGATGCTGCTACCATCGCGAGCGCAGCTGCCCGGCCACGAAGCTCGTGCAGCAGCAGCCGCCGCAGCAGCACAGCGACGGCGACCAGACGATGTACACCGTCACCTACGTCCACGAGCACACGTGCCATAACATGGCGCCGgccgagcccgaggcggcggcacgTAGCTCCACGCCCGACCCGCTCGGCTTCTCTGCCGGGATGCAGCCGAGGCAGCAGCAGCGGGGCGGCGCCGGCCTGGACCGCGGCTCCAAGGAGGAGCTCGAGCGGCAGGCGCTCGTGTCGTCCCTCGCCTGCGTGCTGCAGGGCCACCACCAGAGCTACACCGGGTCCGGGGCCGGCACGCCGGACGGATCGCCCTCGCAGGGCCGCGTCGGCGACGGCCCGTCTGCGTCAGGTCTTTCGCTCGATACGTCTGACGACTTGGGGTTGGACGTCATGGACTACGGCGTGACGGACGCGCTGTATTTCGCTGCGTCCTCATCGTATGGCCCAGGCGGCGACGGCATGATTCCTTGA